A single region of the Streptococcus macedonicus ACA-DC 198 genome encodes:
- a CDS encoding GTPase and tRNA-U34 5-formylation enzyme TrmE, protein MITNEFDTIAAISTPLGEGAIGIVRLSGTEALAIAQKVYHGKDLNKVASHTINYGHIVDPDTDEVLDEVMVSVMLAPKTFTCENVVEINTHGGVSVTNEILQLVLRQGARLAEPGEFTKRAFLNGRVDLTQAEAVMDIIRAKTDKAMNIAVKQLDGSLSQLINDTRQEILNTLAQVEVNIDYPEYDDVEEMTTALIREKTQEFQELLENLLRTAKRGKILREGLSTAIIGRPNVGKSSLLNNLLREEKAIVTDIEGTTRDVIEEYVNIKGVPLKLVDTAGIRETDDVVEKIGVERSKKALEEADLVLLVLNSSEPLTDQDRALLELSKDSNRIILLNKTDLPEKIEADQLPDDVIRISVLKNQNIDVIEERINQLFFDNAGIVEKDATYLSNARHISLIEKAVQSLQAVNEGLELGIPVDLLQIDLTRCWEILGEITGDAAPDELITKLFSQFCLGK, encoded by the coding sequence ATGATTACAAATGAATTTGATACGATTGCTGCGATTTCTACGCCGCTTGGTGAGGGGGCAATCGGAATTGTAAGACTTTCTGGAACGGAAGCGCTAGCTATTGCACAAAAAGTCTATCATGGTAAAGACCTTAACAAGGTCGCTTCACATACGATTAATTACGGTCACATTGTTGACCCTGATACTGATGAAGTGCTTGATGAGGTTATGGTGTCTGTGATGCTTGCGCCAAAAACATTTACCTGTGAGAATGTCGTGGAGATTAATACGCACGGTGGTGTTTCCGTGACAAATGAAATTTTGCAACTTGTCTTGCGCCAAGGGGCTCGTCTTGCTGAACCTGGTGAGTTTACCAAACGTGCTTTCTTGAATGGTCGTGTTGACTTGACACAAGCGGAAGCCGTTATGGATATTATCCGTGCGAAAACAGACAAAGCCATGAATATTGCGGTAAAACAACTTGATGGGTCATTGTCACAATTAATCAATGACACGCGCCAAGAAATTCTAAACACCTTAGCTCAAGTCGAGGTCAATATCGACTACCCTGAATACGATGACGTGGAGGAAATGACGACAGCTTTAATCCGCGAAAAAACACAAGAATTCCAAGAACTTTTGGAAAATCTATTGCGTACTGCAAAACGTGGCAAAATTCTGCGCGAAGGCTTATCTACTGCTATCATTGGTCGTCCAAACGTTGGTAAATCAAGTTTGCTTAACAATCTGTTACGCGAAGAAAAGGCTATCGTTACTGACATTGAGGGAACAACCCGTGATGTGATTGAAGAATATGTCAATATCAAAGGTGTGCCTTTGAAACTAGTTGATACAGCTGGTATCCGCGAAACAGATGATGTGGTTGAAAAAATCGGTGTGGAACGTTCGAAAAAAGCCCTTGAGGAAGCTGACCTTGTTCTTCTTGTGCTCAATAGTTCTGAACCTTTGACTGACCAAGACCGTGCACTTTTGGAACTTAGCAAAGATAGTAACCGCATTATTCTTCTTAATAAAACGGATTTACCAGAAAAAATCGAAGCTGATCAGTTGCCAGATGATGTCATTCGCATTTCCGTTCTTAAAAATCAAAATATCGACGTGATTGAAGAACGTATTAACCAACTTTTCTTTGACAATGCTGGTATTGTTGAGAAAGATGCGACTTATCTTTCAAATGCTCGCCATATTTCATTGATTGAAAAAGCGGTGCAAAGTTTGCAAGCCGTCAATGAGGGACTTGAACTAGGAATACCTGTTGATCTTCTTCAAATTGATTTAACACGTTGCTGGGAAATTCTCGGTGAAATCACAGGTGATGCAGCACCTGATGAATTAATCACAAAACTCTTTAGCCAATTCTGTCTTGGAAAATAA
- a CDS encoding Membrane protein, translating into MFSIVQKVIKGMVISLGFLLPGVSGGALAAILGVYERLISFLANIKLNFKSNVLFFLPIGVGGLLGIALFSYPIEFLLEHYEIPTLWGFSGGVLGTIPSLLNDTKQSAPRNRLKWGWIIGAFIISFLLVYSMSHFTGNMSVGFISYLLAGALIALGVLLPGLSPSSILLCLGVYTPMLNGFKAFDLLGTFFPIMIGGGVTMILLSKGMNYLLLHYRSYIYYCIIGSVLSSTLLILLPSGNAYEGISYANVTGMEIVITALVFVLGILFGLWMVKLEKDYKE; encoded by the coding sequence ATGTTTTCTATAGTACAAAAGGTAATCAAAGGGATGGTTATTTCTCTTGGTTTTTTACTACCGGGGGTGTCTGGTGGAGCGCTTGCTGCTATTTTAGGTGTCTATGAGCGCCTTATTAGTTTCTTAGCTAATATCAAACTTAATTTTAAGTCAAATGTACTTTTCTTTTTGCCGATAGGAGTTGGGGGACTTTTAGGAATAGCTCTATTTTCTTATCCTATTGAATTCCTTTTGGAACATTACGAAATTCCAACACTATGGGGATTTTCAGGAGGAGTTCTTGGTACAATACCTAGTTTATTGAACGATACTAAACAAAGTGCTCCTAGGAATCGATTAAAGTGGGGATGGATTATTGGCGCTTTTATCATTTCTTTTCTTTTAGTTTATTCTATGAGCCACTTTACAGGTAATATGTCGGTCGGATTTATTAGTTATTTATTAGCAGGAGCTCTCATAGCGCTAGGGGTTCTTCTTCCAGGTCTCAGTCCTTCAAGTATCCTCTTATGTTTAGGAGTATATACTCCTATGTTAAATGGTTTTAAAGCGTTTGATTTGCTAGGAACTTTTTTCCCAATTATGATCGGAGGAGGGGTGACTATGATTTTATTATCCAAAGGAATGAATTATCTTCTCTTGCACTATAGATCATATATTTATTATTGTATTATTGGTAGTGTCCTTTCAAGTACATTATTAATACTTTTACCAAGCGGAAATGCCTATGAGGGAATCTCTTATGCAAATGTTACAGGCATGGAGATAGTAATAACAGCTCTTGTTTTTGTTCTCGGGATTTTATTCGGATTATGGATGGTAAAATTAGAGAAAGACTATAAGGAATAA
- the rpiA gene encoding Ribose 5-phosphate isomerase A yields MEKLKKLAGVTAAQYVKDGMVVGLGTGSTAYFFVEEIGRRMKEEGLKVVGVTTSSQTTAQAEGLGIPLKAVDDIDVIDVTVDGADEVDTNFNGIKGGGGALLMEKIVATPTKEYIWVVDESKMVDKLGAFKLPVEVVQYGADRIFREFEKKGYKPSYRMANGERFVTDMKNYIIDLDLGVIENPVELGKELKAMVGVVEHGLFNGMVNKVIVASKDGVNILEAK; encoded by the coding sequence ATGGAAAAACTCAAAAAATTGGCTGGTGTCACAGCCGCTCAGTACGTCAAAGATGGTATGGTTGTCGGACTTGGAACAGGCTCAACAGCATACTTTTTTGTTGAAGAAATTGGTCGCCGCATGAAAGAAGAAGGACTCAAAGTTGTCGGCGTAACAACTTCAAGCCAAACAACTGCACAGGCAGAAGGTCTTGGGATTCCTTTGAAAGCTGTTGATGACATTGATGTTATCGATGTTACCGTTGATGGTGCAGATGAAGTTGACACTAACTTCAACGGTATCAAAGGCGGTGGCGGCGCCCTTCTTATGGAAAAAATCGTTGCCACACCCACCAAAGAATATATCTGGGTTGTTGACGAATCAAAAATGGTCGATAAACTCGGTGCCTTCAAATTGCCAGTCGAAGTGGTCCAATATGGTGCAGACCGTATTTTCCGTGAGTTCGAGAAAAAAGGTTACAAACCATCATATCGCATGGCAAACGGCGAACGCTTTGTGACTGATATGAAAAATTATATCATCGACCTTGACCTTGGTGTTATTGAAAATCCTGTCGAACTTGGCAAAGAATTGAAAGCCATGGTCGGCGTTGTTGAACACGGTCTCTTCAACGGTATGGTTAATAAAGTTATCGTTGCAAGTAAAGACGGTGTCAACATTTTAGAAGCTAAATAA
- the deoB gene encoding Phosphopentomutase, with product MSTFNRIHLVVLDSVGIGAAPDANNFVNAGVPDGASDTLGHISKTVGLTVPNMAKIGLGNIPRETPLKTVPAEVQPSGYATKLEEVSRGKDTMTGHWEIMGLNITEPFDTFFEGFPEEILTKIEEFSGRKIIREANKPYSGTQVIADFGERQMKTGELIVYTSADPVLQIAAHEDIIPLDELYKICEFARSITLERPSLLGRIIARPYVGEPGNFTRTANRRDYALSPFAPTVLNKLADAGIPTYGVGKINDIFNGSGITNDMGHNKSNMHGVDTLIKTVQLPEFTKGLSFTNLVDFDAMYGHRRNAAGYRDCLEEFDNRLPEIMENMKLDDLLLITADHGNDPTYTGTDHTREYIPLLAYSPSFKGNGVLPVGHFADISATIAENFGVETAMIGQSFLEKLV from the coding sequence ATGTCAACATTTAATCGTATTCACCTTGTAGTTTTAGATTCTGTCGGAATTGGTGCGGCACCAGATGCTAACAATTTTGTCAATGCTGGTGTGCCAGACGGTGCTTCAGATACCCTTGGTCATATTTCAAAAACAGTCGGATTAACTGTTCCAAATATGGCGAAAATTGGTCTTGGAAATATTCCTCGTGAAACACCTCTAAAAACAGTACCAGCAGAAGTGCAACCAAGTGGCTATGCGACAAAATTAGAAGAAGTATCACGTGGAAAAGATACCATGACAGGTCACTGGGAAATCATGGGGCTTAACATTACAGAGCCTTTTGATACTTTCTTTGAAGGATTCCCAGAAGAAATTTTAACAAAAATCGAAGAATTTTCAGGACGTAAAATCATTCGTGAAGCCAACAAACCTTACTCAGGAACACAAGTTATCGCTGACTTTGGTGAACGTCAAATGAAGACAGGTGAATTGATTGTTTACACTTCAGCCGATCCAGTGCTTCAAATTGCAGCACACGAAGATATTATTCCACTTGACGAACTTTATAAAATCTGTGAATTTGCTCGTTCCATTACATTAGAACGTCCAAGTTTGCTTGGTCGAATCATTGCTCGTCCATATGTTGGTGAACCTGGTAATTTCACACGTACAGCTAACCGTCGTGACTATGCTTTATCACCATTTGCACCAACAGTGCTTAATAAATTAGCTGACGCAGGTATTCCGACGTACGGTGTCGGAAAAATCAATGATATTTTCAATGGTTCAGGTATCACAAACGACATGGGGCACAATAAATCAAATATGCACGGTGTTGATACCTTGATTAAGACCGTGCAATTGCCAGAATTTACAAAAGGATTATCATTTACAAACCTTGTTGATTTTGATGCCATGTATGGTCACCGTCGTAATGCCGCAGGTTACCGTGATTGTCTAGAAGAATTTGACAATCGTTTGCCTGAAATCATGGAAAATATGAAATTAGATGACCTTCTTTTAATCACAGCAGACCACGGTAATGACCCAACTTACACAGGAACAGACCACACACGTGAATACATTCCATTATTGGCTTACAGCCCATCATTTAAAGGAAATGGTGTCTTACCAGTCGGACATTTTGCTGATATTTCAGCAACAATCGCTGAAAACTTTGGTGTTGAGACAGCCATGATTGGTCAATCTTTCCTAGAAAAATTAGTATAA
- the punA gene encoding Purine nucleoside phosphorylase: protein MTTIIEKIEEARQFLVSQSCDAPEFGLILGSGLGELAEEIENAVVIPYEKIPNWGKSTVAGHAGQLVYGDLGGHKVIALQGRFHFYEGNPMELVTFPVRVMKALGCKGLIVTNAAGGIGFGPGTLMAISDHINMTGQNPLIGANLDDFGPRFPDMSDAYTAEYRDTAHKVAEKIGIKLDEGVYLGVSGPCYETPAEIRAFQTLGADAVGMSTVPEVIVAAHSGLKVLGISAITNHAAGFQSSLNHEEVVAVTQQIKEDFKTLVKAVLAEL, encoded by the coding sequence ATGACAACAATTATCGAAAAAATTGAAGAAGCTCGTCAGTTCTTGGTATCACAAAGTTGTGACGCCCCTGAATTTGGCTTGATTTTAGGGTCAGGTCTTGGCGAACTTGCCGAAGAAATTGAAAATGCTGTTGTAATTCCCTATGAAAAAATTCCTAATTGGGGAAAATCAACAGTAGCAGGACACGCTGGACAATTGGTTTATGGTGACCTTGGTGGACACAAAGTCATTGCTCTTCAAGGACGTTTTCATTTTTACGAAGGAAATCCAATGGAATTAGTGACTTTCCCAGTTCGTGTCATGAAAGCTCTTGGTTGTAAAGGGCTTATCGTGACAAATGCAGCTGGCGGAATTGGCTTTGGTCCAGGAACATTAATGGCAATTTCAGACCATATTAATATGACAGGGCAAAACCCATTGATTGGTGCGAATCTTGATGACTTTGGACCACGTTTCCCAGATATGTCAGATGCTTATACGGCTGAGTATCGTGATACTGCTCACAAAGTCGCTGAAAAAATTGGTATCAAACTTGATGAAGGTGTTTATCTTGGGGTTTCTGGACCATGTTACGAAACACCTGCCGAAATTCGTGCCTTCCAAACTCTTGGAGCTGATGCGGTTGGTATGTCAACGGTTCCAGAAGTCATCGTTGCCGCTCATTCAGGTTTGAAAGTTTTAGGAATTTCAGCCATCACAAACCATGCCGCAGGTTTCCAAAGTTCACTTAATCATGAAGAAGTTGTTGCTGTTACACAACAAATCAAAGAGGATTTTAAAACTCTAGTTAAGGCTGTCTTGGCAGAATTGTAA
- the yfeJ gene encoding Glutamine amidotransferase, class I has protein sequence MRIHFIVHEAFEAPGAYYDWAIKRGHDVTMTKLYQGEKLPKNSSGIDLLIVMGGPQSPRTTVAECPHFDAQAEISLIKEAISQDERVLGICLGAQLLGEAYGASVERSPEKEIGNYPITLTEAGLANCNLSHIGTSAIVGHWHGDMPGLIPQAKILATSQGCPRQIVKYSDKHYAFQCHLEFSKPLIEGLLAEEVDYDEQVKIHSYFQAANEMLSYDYSEMNHILEQFLDAFTK, from the coding sequence ATGCGAATTCATTTTATTGTTCACGAAGCTTTTGAAGCACCGGGTGCTTACTATGATTGGGCTATTAAACGTGGTCATGATGTGACAATGACAAAACTTTACCAAGGCGAAAAATTGCCAAAAAATAGTTCTGGTATCGACCTACTAATTGTTATGGGTGGACCACAAAGCCCACGAACAACAGTAGCAGAATGTCCTCATTTTGATGCACAGGCTGAAATCTCGCTTATCAAAGAAGCTATTTCACAAGATGAACGAGTTCTTGGTATTTGTTTAGGAGCTCAATTGCTAGGTGAAGCTTACGGAGCATCTGTTGAAAGAAGCCCAGAAAAAGAAATTGGAAATTATCCAATCACATTAACAGAAGCTGGTTTAGCAAATTGTAATCTTTCGCATATTGGAACATCTGCAATTGTTGGGCACTGGCATGGCGATATGCCTGGTTTGATACCACAAGCCAAAATTCTTGCAACTAGTCAAGGTTGCCCACGACAAATTGTCAAATACAGTGATAAACACTATGCTTTCCAATGCCATTTAGAGTTTTCAAAACCATTGATTGAAGGACTTTTGGCAGAAGAAGTTGATTATGATGAACAAGTTAAGATACACTCATACTTTCAAGCAGCAAATGAAATGCTATCTTATGATTATTCAGAAATGAATCATATTTTAGAGCAATTTTTAGATGCTTTCACAAAATAA
- a CDS encoding Chloride channel protein, whose protein sequence is MLSQNKRFNSKAYCLRFSATLLLTSLVAGVGGILLHDLLELVEWMIFGHGESTGALPVTNLQFIIILLAGIISAFIWFVLQDKNRQIISIKSP, encoded by the coding sequence ATGCTTTCACAAAATAAAAGATTTAACTCTAAAGCTTATTGCTTACGCTTTAGTGCTACCCTGCTTTTGACTAGTCTAGTAGCAGGAGTAGGCGGCATTTTACTTCATGACTTATTAGAATTGGTTGAATGGATGATTTTTGGTCATGGGGAAAGTACAGGCGCGCTACCTGTCACAAACCTACAATTTATTATCATCTTATTAGCTGGTATTATTTCAGCGTTTATTTGGTTTGTTTTGCAAGATAAAAATCGTCAAATCATTTCAATCAAATCCCCTTAA
- a CDS encoding Chloride channel protein yields the protein MGNGGALAQAVFDGLGVWYALASVVIKAVLVLLTLKNGAYGGTLTPSFSIGAVLGFLVAVLCQLVVPELSLTSAMLIGSSIFLAITMNAPLTAVGLVVSFTGQSFTALPILLLAVIVAFATKTIIEHIERKYYVNPYRSQTRRNRR from the coding sequence TTGGGAAATGGCGGAGCTTTGGCACAAGCTGTTTTTGATGGGCTGGGTGTGTGGTATGCCTTAGCTTCTGTGGTTATTAAAGCCGTACTTGTTTTGCTGACGCTGAAAAATGGTGCCTACGGAGGCACTCTGACACCGTCGTTTTCAATAGGAGCTGTCCTAGGATTCTTGGTAGCAGTGCTGTGTCAATTGGTAGTCCCAGAATTATCACTAACTTCGGCTATGTTAATTGGCTCAAGTATCTTTTTAGCCATTACGATGAATGCTCCGTTAACGGCTGTTGGTTTAGTTGTGTCGTTTACGGGACAATCTTTCACAGCTCTTCCAATTTTGCTTCTTGCGGTCATCGTAGCCTTTGCTACAAAAACTATTATTGAACACATTGAAAGGAAATATTATGTCAATCCATATCGAAGCCAAACAAGGCGAAATCGCAGATAA
- the deoD gene encoding Purine nucleoside phosphorylase: protein MSIHIEAKQGEIADKILLPGDPLRAKFIAENFLEDAVCFNNVRGMLGFTGTYKGERVSVMGTGMGMPSISIYATELIQSYGVKKLIRVGTAGSLNKNVHVRELVLAQAAATTSSMIKNEWPQYDFPQIADFTLLDKAYHIAQDLGMTTHVGSVLSVDAFYSDFAENNVKLGQLGVKAVEMEAAALYYLAAKHGVQALGIMTISDSLVADEDTTAQERQTTFTDMMKVGLETLIAD from the coding sequence ATGTCAATCCATATCGAAGCCAAACAAGGCGAAATCGCAGATAAAATTTTACTTCCAGGAGACCCACTCCGTGCTAAATTTATCGCAGAAAACTTTTTAGAAGATGCCGTATGTTTTAACAATGTTCGTGGCATGCTTGGTTTTACAGGAACTTATAAAGGCGAACGTGTCAGCGTTATGGGAACTGGTATGGGAATGCCATCAATCTCTATCTACGCGACTGAATTAATCCAATCTTACGGCGTTAAAAAATTAATCCGTGTCGGAACAGCTGGCTCACTTAATAAAAATGTTCACGTTCGCGAACTTGTTTTGGCACAAGCAGCAGCAACAACATCAAGCATGATTAAAAATGAATGGCCACAATATGATTTTCCACAAATTGCTGATTTCACCTTGCTTGACAAAGCCTACCATATTGCGCAAGACCTTGGAATGACAACTCACGTTGGCAGCGTGTTATCTGTTGACGCTTTTTATTCAGATTTTGCTGAAAATAATGTTAAACTCGGGCAACTTGGTGTGAAAGCTGTTGAGATGGAAGCCGCTGCACTTTACTATCTTGCAGCAAAACACGGCGTTCAAGCACTCGGTATCATGACGATTTCTGATAGCCTTGTTGCTGACGAAGACACAACCGCTCAAGAACGCCAAACGACATTCACAGACATGATGAAAGTCGGTCTTGAAACTCTTATTGCAGATTAA
- a CDS encoding Histidine protein kinase, translated as MQEIYETIDILLDVYAYNHAWKIAKQHSDFPAQSRYLLEMLKERRELNVDFAFSHPAENQAILANYGVSLITNAYEEEQLANYIMDLEAKVKNGNIIDFVRSVSPIIYRLFQRLAKREISNLENYIHDAKNDQYDTWLFTKMKQSDHAIFHRYLEIRRDGKVTSKALAELLQYGQLPQEIKQLISKLRNFEKSVRNPLAHLIKPFDEEELHRTTNFSSQAFLDKIIALATYAGVKYNKEKFYFDQVNDIIKSELNTNDHLTL; from the coding sequence ATGCAAGAAATATATGAAACAATAGACATCCTTTTAGATGTCTATGCTTATAATCACGCTTGGAAAATAGCAAAGCAGCACAGTGATTTTCCAGCGCAAAGCCGTTATCTTTTAGAAATGTTAAAAGAGCGTAGGGAACTTAACGTTGACTTTGCTTTTTCACATCCAGCAGAAAATCAAGCAATTTTAGCCAATTATGGCGTTTCACTCATTACCAATGCGTATGAAGAAGAACAATTAGCAAATTATATTATGGATTTGGAAGCTAAGGTGAAAAATGGCAATATCATTGATTTTGTCCGCTCTGTTAGTCCAATTATATATAGGCTCTTTCAACGTCTTGCCAAACGCGAAATTTCAAATTTGGAAAACTATATCCACGATGCTAAAAACGACCAGTATGATACTTGGCTGTTTACAAAAATGAAGCAGAGCGACCATGCTATTTTTCATAGATACCTTGAGATTCGTCGTGATGGCAAAGTGACTTCAAAAGCTTTGGCAGAACTCTTACAATACGGACAACTTCCTCAGGAAATTAAACAGTTAATCAGCAAACTTCGTAATTTTGAAAAATCCGTTCGGAATCCCCTAGCCCACCTCATCAAGCCTTTTGACGAAGAAGAACTACACCGAACAACAAATTTCTCATCCCAAGCCTTTCTAGATAAAATCATTGCCCTTGCTACCTATGCAGGTGTCAAATATAACAAAGAAAAATTCTATTTCGACCAAGTTAATGACATTATCAAAAGTGAGTTGAATACAAACGATCACTTAACTTTATAA
- the mtaR gene encoding Methionine biosynthesis and transport regulator MtaR, LysR family has translation MRIQQLHYIVKIVETGSMNEAAKQLFITQPSLSNAVRDLEREMGIEIFIRNPKGITLTKDGVEFLSYARQILEQTALLEERYKSKNTNRELFSVSSQHYAFVVNAFVSLLEGTDMSRYELFLRETRTYEIIDDVKNFRSEIGVLFLNSYNHDVLTKMFDDNHLTYTNLFRTRPHIFVSKTNPLASKKLVTMEDLEEFPYLSYDQGIHNSFYFSEEIFSQIRHKKSIVVSDRATLFNLLIGLDGYTIATGILNSNLNGDNIVSIPLDVEDIIDIVYIRHEKANLSKMGERFIEYLLEEVKFDN, from the coding sequence ATGAGAATACAACAATTACACTATATCGTTAAAATAGTAGAAACAGGGAGCATGAACGAGGCTGCTAAGCAGCTTTTTATCACTCAACCAAGCCTTTCAAATGCTGTACGAGATTTGGAGCGTGAAATGGGAATTGAAATTTTTATTCGTAACCCAAAAGGCATTACCTTGACTAAGGATGGCGTTGAGTTTCTTTCTTATGCTCGCCAAATTTTAGAACAAACAGCTCTTTTAGAGGAACGTTATAAGAGCAAAAATACAAACCGAGAACTGTTTAGCGTATCTTCACAGCACTATGCTTTCGTTGTCAATGCTTTTGTTTCGCTTTTAGAAGGAACAGATATGTCACGTTATGAGCTTTTCCTTCGCGAAACACGAACATATGAAATTATTGATGATGTTAAGAATTTCCGTTCAGAAATTGGCGTTTTATTTTTGAATAGTTATAACCACGATGTTTTGACCAAAATGTTCGATGACAATCATCTGACCTATACGAATCTTTTTAGAACACGTCCGCATATCTTTGTCAGCAAAACCAATCCTCTTGCAAGCAAAAAACTGGTAACGATGGAAGATTTGGAAGAATTTCCTTACCTTAGCTACGATCAAGGGATTCATAATTCCTTCTACTTCTCTGAAGAAATTTTTTCACAAATTCGCCATAAGAAATCGATTGTCGTTAGTGACCGCGCGACACTTTTCAATCTCTTGATTGGGCTCGACGGTTATACAATCGCTACAGGTATTTTAAATAGTAATCTAAATGGTGATAATATTGTTTCTATTCCACTTGATGTTGAAGATATAATTGACATTGTCTATATTCGTCACGAAAAGGCTAACCTTTCAAAAATGGGCGAACGATTTATTGAGTATCTCCTTGAAGAAGTTAAATTTGATAATTAA
- a CDS encoding Exopolysaccharide biosynthesis transcriptional activator EpsA, whose product MSKHSRHRRHHKSSRSYSRFDTKTIVNSVLLVLFALLAGIATYLMYANNILAFRHLNIIYTVLLVAVFLISLVLIIRKKGKIVVTVLLVIFSIVAAISLFAFKSLVDVANDMNKSASYSEIEMSVVVPADSSISDVTELSSVQAPTNADGSNIDTLLSQIKSDKGIDLATETVDSYEAAYENLINGSSQAMVLNSAYSSLLELSYNDYESNLKTIYTYKIKKSVSSEAKSSDANVFNIYISGIDTYGSISTVSRSDVNIILTVNMNTHKILMTTTPRDSYVQIPDGGADQYDKLTHAGIYGVETSEKTLENLYGIDIDYYARINFTSFMNLIDAIGGVTVYNDQAFTSLHGNYNFEVGNVNLSSGEEALAFVRERYSLNNGDYDRGNNQIKVIQAIVNKLTSLSSISNYSTIISTLQDSIQTDMSLDTMMSLANAQLDSGKKFTITSQEVTGTGSTGELTSYAMPTASLYMIQLDDASVASASQAIKDVMEGK is encoded by the coding sequence ATGTCTAAACATTCACGTCATAGAAGACATCATAAGAGTTCACGTTCATACTCTCGTTTTGATACGAAGACGATAGTGAATAGTGTTTTATTAGTGTTGTTTGCTTTGTTAGCGGGGATTGCAACTTATCTCATGTATGCCAATAATATTCTAGCTTTTCGTCATCTGAATATTATCTACACCGTTTTACTAGTTGCTGTCTTCCTCATATCTTTGGTTTTGATAATTCGGAAAAAAGGGAAAATCGTTGTGACGGTTCTCTTGGTTATTTTCTCGATTGTTGCAGCTATTTCGCTATTTGCCTTTAAATCATTGGTTGATGTGGCTAATGATATGAATAAATCAGCCTCATATTCAGAAATTGAGATGAGTGTTGTGGTGCCAGCGGATAGCTCAATCTCAGATGTGACAGAATTATCAAGCGTTCAAGCACCAACAAATGCTGATGGTAGCAATATCGATACTTTGCTTTCTCAAATTAAGTCAGATAAAGGTATTGATTTAGCGACAGAAACAGTAGATTCTTATGAAGCCGCTTATGAAAATTTGATTAATGGGTCAAGTCAAGCAATGGTTTTGAACAGTGCTTATTCAAGCTTGCTTGAATTATCATATAATGATTACGAATCAAATTTAAAGACCATTTATACCTATAAAATTAAGAAGAGTGTTTCAAGCGAAGCAAAATCATCTGATGCTAATGTCTTTAACATTTATATTAGTGGTATTGATACCTACGGATCTATTTCAACCGTTTCACGTTCAGATGTTAATATCATCTTGACAGTTAATATGAATACACATAAGATTTTGATGACAACAACACCACGTGACTCATATGTTCAAATTCCAGACGGAGGTGCAGATCAATACGATAAACTGACACACGCTGGTATCTATGGTGTTGAAACATCTGAAAAGACACTAGAAAATCTTTATGGTATTGATATTGATTATTACGCTCGTATCAACTTCACATCATTTATGAATCTGATTGATGCTATTGGTGGTGTGACAGTTTATAATGATCAGGCATTTACAAGTCTCCATGGTAATTATAATTTTGAAGTTGGAAATGTTAACTTAAGCTCAGGTGAAGAAGCACTTGCTTTTGTTCGTGAACGCTATAGTCTTAATAATGGCGACTACGATCGTGGTAATAATCAAATCAAAGTTATTCAAGCTATTGTTAATAAATTAACATCGTTAAGTTCAATTTCAAATTACTCAACAATTATTTCTACCTTGCAGGATTCTATTCAAACCGATATGTCATTAGATACAATGATGAGCCTTGCTAATGCTCAGCTTGATTCAGGTAAGAAATTTACCATTACATCACAAGAAGTAACTGGTACAGGTTCAACAGGAGAATTGACTTCTTATGCCATGCCAACTGCAAGTCTTTATATGATTCAGTTGGATGATGCTAGTGTAGCAAGTGCATCACAAGCCATTAAAGATGTTATGGAAGGTAAGTAG